One part of the Pandoraea faecigallinarum genome encodes these proteins:
- a CDS encoding threonine synthase, with translation MIPSFSYRYACVRCATPQAWGAIRYRCHVCGQNLRVERKAGADSPSAVDILNAFHRSEMHGMWRYAALLPVEAHWGSRLRVGGTPMIDCGDDGGVHLWVKDDARNPSGSLKDRATELVIAVARRAGCAHAVTASTGNAGASLACIAASQGMRATVVVPASTPFVKLAQIRAYGATIHKIDGSYDDAFEMAQRMADDTRVCCRNTGSNPFTREGKKTCAFEIAEAFDWRVPDWVIVPTGDGNILSGIAAGFLDLFALGVTSAVPRLLAAQAVGSDSISRDWRAYDDETRALPESPTAVMPDTVADSLSVGRPRDHFAALHALRATRGACAALDDRHIVDASRSLAQRFGLWFEPSTAAGYAALRACRASGKIRPGESVVLLGTGSGLKSPERFDSALPAARPTSAGAPPWSVHDDRKALDAGNAGGQA, from the coding sequence GTGATTCCATCCTTCTCGTACCGCTACGCATGTGTGCGCTGTGCGACGCCACAGGCATGGGGCGCCATCCGGTATCGCTGCCACGTCTGCGGCCAGAATCTGCGCGTCGAGCGAAAGGCGGGGGCGGACTCGCCATCGGCGGTCGATATCCTGAACGCATTTCACCGGAGCGAAATGCATGGCATGTGGCGATACGCCGCGCTGCTGCCCGTGGAAGCCCATTGGGGGAGTCGATTGCGCGTTGGCGGAACGCCGATGATCGATTGTGGCGACGATGGCGGTGTGCATCTTTGGGTCAAGGACGACGCACGCAACCCGAGCGGCTCGCTCAAGGATCGTGCGACCGAGTTGGTGATTGCCGTCGCGCGGCGGGCCGGGTGCGCGCATGCGGTGACGGCATCGACCGGGAATGCGGGGGCATCGCTGGCATGCATCGCCGCGTCGCAGGGAATGAGGGCCACGGTCGTCGTTCCGGCGAGCACGCCGTTTGTCAAACTGGCGCAGATCCGCGCCTACGGCGCGACGATTCACAAAATCGATGGAAGCTATGACGATGCCTTCGAGATGGCACAGCGCATGGCAGACGACACGCGCGTGTGCTGCAGAAACACGGGCAGCAATCCCTTCACGCGCGAAGGAAAGAAAACATGTGCGTTCGAAATCGCGGAGGCGTTCGACTGGCGTGTGCCCGACTGGGTCATCGTGCCAACGGGCGATGGCAACATCCTGTCAGGCATTGCGGCGGGATTTCTCGATCTCTTCGCCTTGGGGGTGACATCGGCGGTACCGCGCCTGCTGGCCGCGCAGGCGGTCGGTTCGGATAGCATTTCGCGGGACTGGCGAGCGTACGACGACGAGACGAGGGCGTTGCCGGAGTCACCTACCGCCGTCATGCCGGACACGGTGGCCGATAGCCTCTCGGTGGGCCGGCCGCGAGACCACTTCGCCGCCTTGCACGCGCTTCGCGCGACACGGGGCGCCTGCGCCGCGCTGGACGACAGGCATATCGTGGATGCGTCGCGCTCGCTCGCACAGCGCTTTGGATTGTGGTTCGAACCCTCCACGGCGGCGGGCTACGCGGCGCTCCGCGCATGTCGTGCCTCGGGGAAAATCCGGCCGGGCGAAAGCGTTGTGTTGCTCGGCACCGGCAGCGGACTGAAATCGCCGGAGCGTTTCGACAGTGCGTTACCGGCAGCCCGGCCGACGAGTGCGGGCGCGCCGCCGTGGTCTGTCCATGACGATCGAAAGGCTCTCGATGCGGGCAACGCCGGAGGGCAAGCATGA
- a CDS encoding NAD(P)/FAD-dependent oxidoreductase, with the protein MTGRRVIVLGAGVSGLTTAVAMSLAGCRVVIHSAEAPAQTTSALAAAIWHPFYQAPDLVYLARARQTYATLHRLSADATSGVSMRTLTEYFRHDAGMPWWAECADGLARVPATDVPSRFASAYRMDVPVADTGTYLRYLMNMFLDLGGSYVQRRVEDPAGLLDETDVVVSCCGYGSREFGDDGLSLSRAVVLRANRDDAVRGCYIDDSDPAAPTYIVERNDDIVLGGTADPGLTSTMIGEQQIADIVHRCARLCEAVAALQIVDARVGFRPVRRAPRVAQDERHSRLFHNYGHGGGGFTLSWGCANEVLRLAGVGTARV; encoded by the coding sequence ATGACCGGCCGACGTGTCATCGTGCTCGGTGCCGGTGTGAGCGGCCTGACGACCGCCGTCGCCATGTCGCTTGCCGGGTGCCGCGTCGTCATCCACTCGGCGGAGGCGCCCGCGCAGACGACGTCGGCGCTGGCCGCGGCGATCTGGCATCCGTTTTATCAGGCCCCGGATCTCGTGTACCTCGCGCGAGCGCGGCAAACATACGCGACGTTGCATCGGCTGTCCGCGGACGCGACGTCCGGTGTCAGCATGCGAACGTTGACCGAGTACTTCCGCCACGATGCCGGCATGCCGTGGTGGGCCGAATGTGCCGATGGGCTCGCACGCGTGCCGGCGACCGACGTACCGTCGCGCTTCGCCAGCGCCTATCGTATGGACGTGCCGGTCGCCGATACGGGGACTTACTTGCGATACCTGATGAACATGTTCCTTGACCTTGGCGGATCGTATGTTCAGCGCCGGGTCGAGGATCCCGCAGGATTGCTCGACGAGACCGACGTCGTCGTGAGTTGCTGCGGCTATGGCAGCCGCGAGTTCGGCGACGACGGTCTGTCGCTCTCGCGTGCGGTCGTGCTGCGCGCCAACCGCGACGACGCCGTGCGCGGGTGCTACATCGACGACTCGGATCCCGCGGCACCCACGTACATCGTCGAGCGCAATGACGACATCGTTCTGGGGGGCACGGCCGACCCCGGCCTGACGTCGACGATGATCGGAGAGCAGCAGATCGCCGATATCGTGCATCGCTGTGCCCGGCTTTGCGAGGCCGTGGCGGCGTTGCAAATCGTCGACGCCCGCGTGGGGTTTCGCCCCGTACGTCGTGCCCCACGCGTCGCGCAAGACGAGCGGCATTCACGCTTGTTTCACAACTACGGTCACGGCGGCGGTGGATTCACGTTGTCATGGGGGTGTGCCAACGAGGTCCTTCGGCTCGCGGGCGTTGGCACCGCCCGGGTTTGA
- a CDS encoding flavin reductase family protein — MELDPSTLDETSIYNFMMSTILPRPIAWVSTVDAGGRTNLAPFAYFMGVCCVPMTVLFCPVVPPYPRRKKDTLCNIEAVPEFVVNVASAACIDAVNLSAAPLPPGESEFDLTGMTPVPSSRVRPPRVSEAAVAYECRVRDIIEISAAPGGGWVVLGTVLAAHVDDALLDPATCHVDLHGLRPVGRLGGGAFVNAASDTFTLTRYKTLADLATRR, encoded by the coding sequence ATGGAACTGGACCCATCGACACTGGATGAGACGAGTATCTACAACTTCATGATGAGCACGATCCTGCCGCGCCCGATTGCCTGGGTAAGCACCGTCGACGCCGGGGGGCGGACGAATCTGGCGCCGTTTGCGTATTTCATGGGGGTGTGTTGTGTGCCGATGACGGTGCTGTTCTGTCCGGTCGTGCCGCCGTATCCCCGGCGCAAGAAGGACACCTTATGCAACATCGAAGCCGTGCCGGAGTTCGTCGTTAACGTGGCCAGCGCTGCCTGCATCGATGCCGTGAATCTTTCGGCGGCACCACTGCCACCCGGAGAATCGGAGTTCGATCTCACCGGCATGACGCCCGTGCCGTCCTCACGTGTGCGCCCGCCGCGCGTGAGCGAGGCTGCCGTTGCGTACGAATGCCGGGTGCGCGACATCATCGAAATCAGCGCGGCGCCTGGCGGCGGATGGGTCGTGCTGGGGACCGTGCTTGCCGCGCACGTCGACGATGCGTTGCTCGACCCCGCGACATGTCACGTCGATTTGCACGGTCTGCGTCCGGTCGGGCGTCTCGGCGGCGGGGCATTCGTAAATGCGGCCAGCGATACGTTTACGTTGACACGCTACAAGACACTCGCCGATCTGGCGACGCGCAGGTGA
- a CDS encoding autoinducer binding domain-containing protein has translation MRATHRFTYRPFADGLGALRAATDFDVLRAWLPPLCAALGQRFFRYRGHFPLPDGTLAAPRLGNWPRDWQQRYDAQHYEDIDPALSLAAHQLTPVEWTAGLYTSPDARRLLDEQRAAGLRFGVTYPVFAPSGASGTLCLSSPRRSFPCSSSFPTSPSHAPMRRLCHVPAIPRMPKFPRMTGMPGMPGTPNFGHSPWRQHAGAVLATHVHDAVWRIVLRDAARRAAPALTPRERECLAWVARGKTSWEIGRILTISEHGVVFHLRSAMRKFDVSSRHRAAKLAGDYGLLDNAAPPNVTGHHLRVARSASVL, from the coding sequence ATGCGAGCCACGCATCGCTTCACCTACCGCCCGTTTGCCGATGGCCTGGGCGCCTTGCGCGCCGCCACCGATTTCGACGTCCTGCGGGCATGGCTGCCGCCGCTCTGTGCCGCGCTCGGGCAGCGCTTCTTCCGTTATCGCGGGCATTTCCCGTTGCCCGACGGCACATTGGCGGCGCCACGCCTCGGCAACTGGCCGCGCGACTGGCAACAACGGTACGACGCGCAGCACTACGAGGACATCGATCCCGCGCTATCGCTGGCGGCGCATCAACTCACGCCCGTCGAATGGACGGCGGGGTTGTACACGTCGCCCGACGCCCGGCGTCTGCTCGACGAGCAGCGTGCGGCGGGATTGCGCTTCGGCGTGACGTATCCAGTCTTCGCGCCATCCGGGGCGTCGGGCACGCTGTGCCTGTCGTCGCCCCGGCGGTCGTTTCCCTGTTCGTCCTCGTTCCCCACATCGCCATCGCACGCACCCATGCGCCGTCTGTGCCATGTACCCGCAATCCCGCGAATGCCGAAATTTCCCCGGATGACGGGGATGCCGGGGATGCCGGGGACGCCGAATTTCGGCCACTCACCGTGGCGGCAGCATGCAGGGGCGGTGCTGGCCACGCACGTGCATGACGCCGTTTGGCGCATCGTGCTACGCGACGCGGCACGTCGCGCCGCACCGGCACTGACCCCGCGCGAGCGCGAGTGCCTGGCATGGGTGGCGCGTGGCAAGACGTCGTGGGAGATCGGACGCATTCTGACGATCTCGGAGCACGGGGTGGTCTTCCATCTGCGCTCGGCCATGCGAAAGTTCGACGTATCGAGCCGTCATCGCGCCGCGAAGCTCGCGGGCGATTACGGCCTGCTCGACAACGCCGCGCCGCCCAACGTCACCGGGCATCACCTGCGCGTCGCCAGATCGGCGAGTGTCTTGTAG
- a CDS encoding DUF2244 domain-containing protein has translation MLAASSSDAGPVTKEWTHKRNCAISPRQFVLFYLSLAAVSLGVALIAAWRGGWLVLPFTGLDLFVVGVAFVIHARHATDYEVIRLSPVSLVVEQRSAQRLTQFEFNPRWVRIDIEKPPRTRIVLRSGSRSVTVGAYLAPHRRETFARELRRCLAQQA, from the coding sequence ATGCTCGCAGCCTCCTCTTCCGATGCCGGACCGGTGACGAAGGAATGGACGCACAAGCGCAACTGCGCGATATCGCCGCGCCAGTTTGTCCTGTTCTACCTGTCGTTGGCCGCCGTGTCACTGGGTGTTGCCTTGATTGCGGCGTGGCGCGGTGGGTGGTTGGTCTTGCCGTTCACAGGCCTGGACTTGTTCGTGGTGGGCGTTGCGTTCGTCATTCATGCCCGGCATGCCACAGATTACGAGGTCATTCGGTTGTCGCCCGTGAGCCTTGTGGTCGAGCAACGTTCAGCACAGAGGTTGACGCAGTTCGAGTTCAATCCCCGCTGGGTACGCATCGACATCGAGAAGCCGCCGCGCACGCGCATCGTTTTGCGCTCGGGTAGCCGCTCGGTCACCGTCGGTGCCTATCTTGCGCCGCATCGCCGCGAAACGTTTGCGCGCGAGCTGCGCCGTTGTCTTGCCCAACAGGCCTGA
- the ctaD gene encoding cytochrome c oxidase subunit I gives MSSIAHDHVAGHDDHAHDHPHGWRRWLFATNHKDIGTMYMIFSFVMLLSGGVMALMIRAELFEPGLQFIRPEFFNQLTTMHGLVMIFGAIMPAFVGFANWMIPLQIGASDMAFARMNNFSFWLLPVGGLLLISSFLVPGGATAAGWTMYAPLSVQMGPGQDLAIFGAHILGASSIMGAINIIVTILNMRAPGMTLMKMPMFVWTWLITAYLLIAVMPVLAGAITMLLTDRHFGTSFFNAAGGGDPVMYQHIFWFFGHPEVYIMILPAFGIVSQVIPAFSRKPLFGYSSMVYATASIAILSFMVWAHHMFVTGMPVTGQLFFMYATMLISVPTGVKVFNWVATMWKGALTFETPMLFAVGFLFVFTMGGFTGLMLSLAPLDIQMHGTYYVVAHFHYVLVAGSLFALFSGFYYWVPKWTGHMYNEWRGKFHFWGSLITFNVTFFPMHFLGLAGMPRRYADYPAQFTDFNQLATIGAFGFGLMQVYFLFWVALPAWRGGKAAEAKPWDGAQGLEWTVPSPAPFHTFETPPKVH, from the coding sequence ATGAGTTCCATCGCTCACGATCACGTGGCGGGTCACGACGATCACGCGCACGACCATCCGCACGGATGGCGTCGCTGGCTGTTCGCGACGAATCACAAGGACATCGGCACGATGTACATGATCTTCTCGTTCGTCATGCTGCTCTCGGGCGGCGTGATGGCCTTGATGATCCGTGCGGAATTGTTCGAGCCGGGCTTGCAGTTCATTCGTCCGGAGTTCTTCAACCAGCTCACCACCATGCACGGGCTGGTCATGATTTTCGGCGCGATCATGCCGGCGTTCGTCGGCTTTGCGAACTGGATGATCCCGCTGCAGATCGGCGCGTCCGACATGGCTTTCGCGCGCATGAACAACTTCAGCTTCTGGCTGCTGCCGGTCGGCGGTCTGCTGCTGATCTCGTCGTTCCTCGTGCCGGGCGGCGCGACCGCGGCGGGCTGGACGATGTATGCGCCGCTGTCGGTGCAGATGGGGCCGGGCCAGGATCTGGCGATTTTCGGTGCGCACATTCTCGGCGCGTCGTCGATCATGGGCGCAATCAACATCATCGTCACGATTCTGAATATGCGCGCACCGGGCATGACGCTCATGAAGATGCCGATGTTCGTGTGGACGTGGCTGATTACCGCCTATCTGCTCATTGCCGTGATGCCGGTGCTCGCGGGCGCGATCACGATGCTGCTCACGGATCGCCATTTCGGGACGTCGTTCTTCAACGCCGCGGGCGGCGGCGACCCGGTCATGTATCAGCACATCTTCTGGTTCTTCGGACACCCGGAGGTGTACATCATGATTCTGCCGGCGTTCGGGATCGTGTCGCAGGTGATTCCGGCATTCTCGCGCAAGCCGCTGTTCGGCTATAGCTCGATGGTGTACGCCACGGCATCGATCGCGATTCTGTCGTTCATGGTGTGGGCGCACCACATGTTCGTGACCGGAATGCCGGTGACCGGCCAGCTGTTCTTCATGTACGCCACGATGCTGATCTCCGTGCCCACGGGCGTGAAGGTCTTCAACTGGGTCGCGACGATGTGGAAGGGCGCCCTCACGTTCGAGACGCCGATGCTCTTCGCCGTGGGCTTCCTGTTCGTGTTCACGATGGGCGGCTTCACGGGCCTGATGCTCTCGCTCGCCCCGCTCGATATCCAGATGCACGGCACTTACTACGTGGTGGCGCACTTCCACTACGTGCTGGTGGCGGGGTCACTCTTCGCGTTGTTCTCGGGGTTCTATTACTGGGTACCGAAGTGGACAGGCCACATGTATAACGAGTGGCGCGGCAAGTTCCACTTCTGGGGCTCGCTCATCACGTTCAACGTGACGTTCTTCCCGATGCACTTCCTGGGGCTGGCCGGCATGCCGCGTCGCTACGCCGACTACCCGGCGCAGTTCACCGACTTCAACCAGTTGGCGACCATCGGTGCGTTCGGCTTCGGCCTGATGCAGGTGTACTTCCTGTTCTGGGTGGCGCTGCCGGCATGGCGCGGCGGCAAGGCCGCGGAAGCCAAGCCGTGGGATGGTGCGCAAGGGCTGGAGTGGACCGTGCCGAGCCCGGCGCCGTTCCACACGTTCGAGACGCCGCCGAAGGTGCATTGA
- a CDS encoding cytochrome oxidase small assembly protein, with product MALSREQRAKNLRTGLILGSVVLAFFVGVMIKTKLLGGL from the coding sequence ATGGCACTCAGTCGCGAACAGCGCGCGAAGAACCTGCGCACCGGCCTGATTCTCGGTTCGGTCGTGCTGGCCTTCTTCGTGGGCGTGATGATCAAGACCAAGCTGTTGGGCGGGCTGTAG
- a CDS encoding cytochrome c oxidase assembly protein, translating to MTGPRRINVRTFSKLLLLVAVMFGFGYAMVPFYRAFCDLVGINQLGDRTTGISARNSQIDESRTITVEFDANAQGPLRFKPAKSSLTVHPGQIATIEYEVANQQPHEVRAQAIPSYAPAQAASYFKKIECFCFTQQTLKAGEAKEFPVVFVVDTKLPKDVNTITLSYTFFDLGKNDANQRADAPAGTQVGEVSAGAAGGGRGGNG from the coding sequence ATGACTGGCCCGCGACGCATCAACGTGCGCACCTTCAGCAAGTTGTTGCTGCTGGTCGCGGTGATGTTCGGTTTCGGCTACGCGATGGTGCCGTTCTACCGTGCGTTCTGCGACCTCGTGGGCATCAACCAGCTGGGCGATCGCACGACCGGGATCAGCGCGCGCAATTCGCAGATCGACGAGAGCCGCACGATCACGGTCGAGTTCGACGCCAACGCGCAGGGACCGTTGCGCTTCAAGCCGGCGAAAAGCAGTCTGACGGTGCATCCGGGGCAGATCGCGACCATCGAGTACGAAGTGGCGAATCAGCAACCACACGAAGTCCGCGCACAGGCGATCCCGAGCTACGCACCGGCACAGGCGGCGAGCTACTTCAAGAAGATCGAGTGCTTCTGCTTCACGCAGCAAACGCTCAAGGCCGGTGAGGCCAAGGAGTTTCCGGTGGTGTTCGTGGTCGACACGAAGCTGCCCAAAGATGTGAATACGATCACGCTGTCCTATACTTTTTTCGATCTCGGCAAGAACGACGCCAATCAACGCGCGGATGCCCCGGCGGGCACGCAGGTTGGCGAGGTGAGCGCAGGAGCGGCAGGAGGAGGCAGGGGCGGCAATGGATGA
- a CDS encoding DUF2970 domain-containing protein, with protein MDDLKEATQRKLSFFQTIGAVFWSFFGVRKGRDHDRDMAQLNPVHLIVAGLIGGILFVVALVFLAKLAIRLAT; from the coding sequence ATGGATGACCTGAAGGAGGCGACCCAGCGCAAACTGTCATTCTTCCAGACCATCGGTGCGGTGTTCTGGTCGTTTTTCGGTGTGCGCAAGGGGCGTGATCACGACCGCGACATGGCGCAGCTCAACCCTGTGCATCTGATCGTGGCGGGATTGATCGGGGGCATCCTGTTCGTCGTGGCGCTGGTGTTTCTGGCGAAGCTCGCCATCCGGCTCGCGACGTGA
- a CDS encoding cytochrome c oxidase subunit 3, translating into MSGQHQTAPYYFVPAPSRHPVSCSAGLLVLLGSAAAWVNGLSWAPWTALLGLLWVLWVLRGWFGDSIAESEGGLYGKRIDVSYRWGMSWFIFSEVMFFAAFFGALFYARTLAMPWLGDLDNKLLWPDFTAVWPNTGPAGVVDAFETMGPWPIPTLNTALLLTSGVTLTISHHALRANHRGSAIFWLFATVVLGFVFLGFQAYEYHHAYTELNLKLTSGVYGSTFFLLTGFHGFHVMLGAIMLSVMLVRLMKGHFTPNHHFGFEGAAWYWHFVDVVWLGLYVVVYWL; encoded by the coding sequence ATGAGTGGTCAACACCAAACGGCGCCTTACTATTTCGTGCCGGCCCCCTCGCGTCACCCGGTGAGTTGCAGCGCCGGCCTGCTGGTGCTGCTCGGTTCGGCCGCCGCGTGGGTCAATGGACTTTCGTGGGCGCCGTGGACGGCGCTGCTCGGCCTGCTGTGGGTGCTTTGGGTGCTGCGCGGCTGGTTCGGTGATTCCATCGCGGAGTCCGAGGGCGGGCTGTACGGCAAGCGCATCGACGTGTCCTATCGCTGGGGCATGAGCTGGTTCATCTTCTCCGAGGTGATGTTCTTCGCGGCATTCTTCGGTGCGTTGTTCTACGCGCGCACGCTGGCCATGCCGTGGCTGGGCGACCTCGATAACAAGCTGCTGTGGCCCGACTTCACTGCCGTGTGGCCGAACACCGGCCCGGCAGGCGTCGTCGACGCCTTCGAGACGATGGGCCCTTGGCCGATCCCGACGCTGAACACGGCCTTGCTGTTGACCTCGGGTGTCACGCTCACGATTTCGCACCACGCGCTGCGTGCGAACCATCGCGGCAGCGCCATCTTCTGGCTGTTCGCCACTGTCGTGCTGGGCTTCGTGTTTCTCGGCTTCCAGGCCTACGAATATCACCACGCTTACACCGAACTGAACCTGAAGCTGACCTCGGGCGTGTACGGCTCGACGTTCTTCCTGCTGACGGGCTTCCACGGCTTTCACGTGATGCTCGGCGCGATCATGCTCTCCGTGATGCTGGTGCGCCTGATGAAGGGGCATTTCACGCCGAATCATCACTTCGGCTTCGAAGGAGCCGCCTGGTACTGGCACTTTGTGGACGTGGTCTGGCTCGGGCTGTACGTGGTGGTTTACTGGCTCTGA
- a CDS encoding twin transmembrane helix small protein, which yields MRIIVAIAFVLILGSLASALFFMMRDKGRSNRTVQSLAVRVGLSVTLFLLILFANWMGWIHSTGIRY from the coding sequence ATGCGCATCATCGTTGCCATCGCCTTCGTCCTGATTCTCGGCAGTCTGGCGTCCGCATTGTTTTTCATGATGCGGGACAAAGGCCGTTCGAACCGCACCGTGCAATCGCTTGCCGTGCGCGTCGGCCTGTCGGTGACGCTGTTTCTGCTCATCCTGTTCGCCAACTGGATGGGGTGGATTCACAGCACGGGCATACGATACTGA
- a CDS encoding SURF1 family protein: MRPVPALLILLGVTLTAALGVWQYQRAQLRLARQAQIERAERAPVIALGAQTYSPADVTHRRVRVTGRFLRNRVVYLDNRPHNELPGFYVVMALQVSPDHVVLVNRGWLPRDLRDRESIVPYATPAGDVTVEGIAAPDPSRAFELGHGGSAAGLVIRQNLDVADYARETSLPLQPFVIMQTNDTGDHLLRDWPAPANGADRNYGYMAQWFGMSLILALLGLRLAYRRGRRLAPAVDDSTCP, encoded by the coding sequence ATGCGGCCGGTTCCGGCGCTGCTGATTTTGCTTGGCGTAACGCTCACGGCGGCGCTCGGCGTGTGGCAGTATCAGCGCGCGCAGCTGCGTCTGGCGCGTCAGGCGCAGATCGAACGGGCAGAGCGGGCACCGGTGATTGCTCTTGGGGCGCAGACCTATTCGCCGGCCGATGTCACGCATCGCCGCGTGCGCGTAACGGGGCGCTTTTTGCGCAACCGCGTGGTGTACCTGGACAATCGCCCACACAACGAACTACCCGGTTTCTACGTGGTGATGGCGTTGCAGGTGTCGCCGGATCACGTAGTGCTGGTCAATCGCGGCTGGTTGCCGCGCGATCTGCGCGATCGCGAATCGATCGTGCCTTACGCGACGCCGGCGGGGGACGTCACCGTGGAAGGCATCGCCGCGCCGGACCCGTCACGCGCGTTCGAGCTGGGGCACGGCGGCTCGGCCGCAGGTTTGGTGATCCGTCAGAATCTGGACGTGGCGGATTATGCGCGCGAGACCTCGCTGCCGCTGCAACCGTTCGTCATCATGCAGACCAACGACACGGGCGATCACCTGTTGCGCGATTGGCCTGCGCCGGCCAACGGCGCGGATCGCAACTATGGTTATATGGCGCAGTGGTTCGGCATGTCGCTGATTCTGGCGCTGCTCGGGCTGCGCCTGGCGTATCGGCGTGGACGCCGGCTGGCGCCGGCCGTCGACGATTCGACGTGCCCCTGA
- a CDS encoding SCO family protein has product MSADVRTAASAGHTGEPAVDPVQRRRARRMLVLLFAVCAAPAVAAYLMYYVFKPQGGTSAYGTLIEPQRPLPALVVRDDETGESLPLSSLKGKWLMISADTATCDENCVSKLFYMRQIRVLQGNERTRVETLWLVTDASAVSKPIDEAYADTRRLRADPVALASWLPTQEGTGLRDHIYLVDPLGNLMMAFPKNADPGKIKSDLSRLLKWSGTG; this is encoded by the coding sequence ATGAGTGCAGATGTGAGGACCGCCGCAAGCGCCGGGCACACCGGCGAGCCGGCCGTCGACCCCGTGCAGCGACGCCGGGCGAGACGCATGCTCGTGCTGCTGTTCGCGGTGTGCGCAGCGCCGGCCGTTGCGGCATACCTGATGTATTACGTCTTCAAGCCGCAGGGCGGCACGTCTGCCTACGGCACGCTGATCGAGCCGCAGCGGCCACTGCCCGCATTGGTCGTGCGCGACGACGAAACGGGCGAGAGCCTGCCCCTGTCGTCGCTCAAGGGCAAATGGCTGATGATCAGCGCGGATACCGCCACGTGCGACGAGAATTGTGTGAGCAAGCTTTTCTACATGCGGCAAATCCGCGTCCTGCAGGGCAACGAACGCACGCGCGTGGAAACGTTGTGGCTCGTCACGGATGCTTCCGCAGTCTCGAAGCCCATTGACGAAGCCTACGCCGATACGCGACGCCTGCGCGCCGATCCGGTGGCCCTTGCGTCGTGGCTACCCACGCAGGAGGGCACCGGCCTGCGCGACCATATCTATCTGGTCGATCCGCTGGGCAATCTGATGATGGCGTTTCCGAAGAACGCCGATCCGGGCAAGATCAAGAGTGACCTGTCGCGGCTGCTCAAATGGTCCGGGACCGGTTGA
- a CDS encoding COX15/CtaA family protein, protein MLYLLELGFIGLCIAVLPLGWVLLRRDANKYRKLAWVTTFLTLDLIMFGGFTRLTDSGLGCPDWPGCYGTSSPFAAHADIHAAQLLLPTGPVTFVKAWIEMIHRYFAMAVGVLIITLMVMAWAKRRELKQSPWLATWLLVLVCVQGAFGAWTVTMKLQPVIVSIHLMLALTLLGSLAWLASRQMPLASVAADAGALRWRWAALLGLALLVFQIALGGWVSTNYAVLACTDFPTCQGQWIPPMDFHNGFKLWRELGKTAGGEVIPMEALVAIHWVHRTFAVVVVLYLAWLASRLRRHAALGKLSVLVLMLVLVQFATGLSNIVFQWPLLNAIAHNGGAAVLLLLLVMLNYRIRAARLVQELEAAPVASGLMDQADLSARQKPLSTAEPAAAPLGAPTGPA, encoded by the coding sequence ATGCTTTACCTTCTGGAACTGGGCTTCATCGGCCTGTGTATCGCGGTGCTGCCGCTCGGCTGGGTGCTGTTGCGCCGTGACGCCAACAAGTACCGCAAACTGGCCTGGGTGACGACCTTTCTCACGCTCGACCTGATCATGTTCGGCGGCTTCACCCGTCTGACGGACTCGGGGCTGGGCTGCCCCGACTGGCCGGGCTGCTACGGCACCTCGTCGCCGTTCGCGGCCCATGCCGACATCCACGCCGCGCAATTGCTGCTTCCCACGGGGCCGGTGACCTTCGTCAAGGCGTGGATCGAGATGATCCACCGTTACTTCGCCATGGCCGTGGGCGTACTCATCATCACATTGATGGTGATGGCATGGGCCAAGCGCCGCGAACTCAAACAATCGCCGTGGCTCGCCACGTGGCTGCTCGTGCTGGTATGTGTCCAGGGAGCCTTCGGCGCGTGGACCGTCACGATGAAGCTGCAACCGGTGATCGTCTCGATTCACCTGATGCTGGCGCTGACGTTGCTGGGGTCGCTGGCGTGGCTGGCGTCGCGCCAGATGCCGCTTGCCAGCGTGGCCGCCGATGCCGGAGCGTTGCGCTGGCGCTGGGCGGCGCTTCTCGGTCTGGCGCTGCTCGTCTTCCAGATTGCCCTTGGCGGATGGGTAAGTACCAACTACGCTGTATTGGCATGTACCGACTTCCCCACGTGTCAGGGTCAGTGGATACCGCCCATGGATTTCCATAACGGCTTCAAACTGTGGCGTGAGCTGGGCAAGACGGCGGGCGGCGAGGTGATCCCGATGGAGGCGCTCGTGGCCATCCATTGGGTGCACCGGACGTTTGCCGTGGTCGTGGTGTTGTATCTGGCGTGGCTGGCGAGCCGCCTGCGACGTCATGCCGCGCTCGGAAAGCTCTCGGTTCTGGTATTGATGCTGGTGCTCGTGCAATTTGCCACGGGATTGTCGAACATCGTTTTCCAGTGGCCGCTGCTCAATGCCATTGCGCATAACGGGGGGGCGGCGGTCCTGCTGCTTTTGCTCGTCATGTTAAACTACCGCATTCGCGCCGCCCGGCTCGTTCAGGAACTTGAAGCGGCGCCTGTTGCGTCCGGCCTGATGGATCAGGCAGACCTTTCGGCCCGCCAGAAGCCTCTCTCCACCGCGGAGCCGGCTGCCGCACCGCTCGGCGCCCCCACCGGCCCGGCGTAG